The genome window CCCATCGACATAAGCTTCGCCAGAACGGGCGGAAGCATTTCACCGCTGCTGAACGTATTCGCCCCCGACGGCACTTTCGTCACGGGGGACTCGGACAGCGACAACGCCAAGGTCTTCCTCTACGCCGAGCAAGCAGGAACCTACGTGGTGGCCGTCGAGAACGGAGACAACGTGTTCCCGGAGCTCTCGGGAACCTACGACCTCTACTACTCCAACATGCTCGAGGAGTTCACCATTTCCGAAGGCGACGAGGGAGGCCCCTTGCAGAACGGGGCGAGAACCTCCGGCGCCATCGACACCGGCGACGTAGACCTGTGGACCTTCGAGGCGCAGGTCGGAGATCCCATCAACATAAGCTTCGCTGAAATCGGCGGAAACTTCTCGCCCTACGTCATCGTCTTCAATCCAGACGGAACCACCGCTGGATGGGATTCGGATAGCAGCAATGCAAGGGTGTTCCTCGAAGCCGAGCAAGCCGGCAAATACGTCGTCTCCGTCGAAAATGGCAACGCCAACGCTCCTGAACTCACCGGCACCTACAAGCTCAACTACTTCAACAATCGTTCAAACGTTGGGTATGTAGGATTTATTTTGAGCGAAGGCTACCCACTACGAGATTCCGGCTTTCAAGATGACCTCAACAGAGACGGGCTCTCAAACGGCTTAGCTTACGCACTTGGGATGTCGCTAGTTGAGACCTTGAACGATTATAGCCCAATCATAAAGTTCTCTGAGACTTACTCAGTCCCAGTATTGGAGCTCCAACTACCGGAGCAACGCCCCCTCGACATCACCTACAAGGTGGAATTCAGCACAGACCTGACTAGCTCATGGGCTCCGCTAGCGACATTGGACCCCGCTGTGGCATCCTGGCACCTAAATCACGAAAGTGCATTGATTGAGGCAGATGGCGACATCGTTCGAATCGGATTAAGGAACGACCAACAGATTGAAGGCGACCTCTTCCTGAGGCTTGTCGTCAGTCTTGAATGACAGCGAAAAAGCCGCAACCCGCCCCCGTTTCCATATTTCAAATACTAATTGCACTTCTTGCGAAGTAGTCT of Pelagicoccus enzymogenes contains these proteins:
- a CDS encoding pre-peptidase C-terminal domain-containing protein, translating into PIDISFARTGGSISPLLNVFAPDGTFVTGDSDSDNAKVFLYAEQAGTYVVAVENGDNVFPELSGTYDLYYSNMLEEFTISEGDEGGPLQNGARTSGAIDTGDVDLWTFEAQVGDPINISFAEIGGNFSPYVIVFNPDGTTAGWDSDSSNARVFLEAEQAGKYVVSVENGNANAPELTGTYKLNYFNNRSNVGYVGFILSEGYPLRDSGFQDDLNRDGLSNGLAYALGMSLVETLNDYSPIIKFSETYSVPVLELQLPEQRPLDITYKVEFSTDLTSSWAPLATLDPAVASWHLNHESALIEADGDIVRIGLRNDQQIEGDLFLRLVVSLE